aggagaagtttttggaaggactaaatgatgagctgagcatgtagttgatggtggcaaatttcaataactatcaggagttggtggatagagctctcattcttgaagggaagcagcagcagattgacagtcgcaaaaggaagtatggacaagggaagtacaattctggagcccagcagagaccccgttacaccccgaactcgggaggactcgttcataaccatggaggccacactcataatggaggaagttcgcacaatcatagtggccccaagaatggtaatggtaatggaggaagtagcggacataaccgttccaacccggcaacacccaccaagaaggatctaagccacgttacttgctacaagtgccagaagaccggacattacgccaatgagtgtcctgaagctaagaatggcaatggcaatggaagctctgggaagaagcccaaccctttcaacaggggacaagtgaaccacgttaacgtggaggaggttgaagcccagccagatgcagtaataggtaagtttctggttaagtcatttactgcaatcgtactttttgatactggtgcatcgcattcatacatatcaaggggatttgtggataagtataagttgcccactagaGTTCTTAAGACACCCATGCTAGTAACCTCACccggagcagagtatatggcaagccatgGATGTTTTccgatgccattgaccataggtaggcatgtttttccctcagatctgataattttggagtcgcaaggtttggatgtgatactgggtatggattggctatcgatgtatggaggtaACATTGATTGCGCCAATAAGACGATTTTGgtcaccaccccagaaggaagaaggatcaagtatgtatcccggcatgttcCGAATAGGACTTAGGTAAATTCCTTATTAGGAGTTGtataggaggaagtaccagtggtgaaggatttttcagatgtatttctagaagagttgccaggcatgccaccagatagagacattgagtttttgattgagcttttgccaggcacagggccaatatctaagagaccgtacagaatgcctgcaaaggatttggaggaaattaagaagcagattaaagggttgctggataaaggttatatacgcccaagttcgtcaccttggggatcaccagtacttctagtggagaagaaggatggatcgttaaggatggttgttgattatcgaggactgaatgaggtgacgatcaagaacaagtacccactaccaatgatcaatgatttgttcgaccagctgcaaggagctaaggtgttttccaagatcgatttgcgatcagggtatcaccagctgaagattcaagagcaggatatacctaagacaacttttaccacgagatatgggctgtatgagtataccgttatgtcatttggcctgactaacgcacctgcctattttatgaacatgatgaacaaggtgtttatggagtttttggataagttcgtcgtggtgttcattgatgatattctggtctactcgaagaatgaagaagaacacaGGGAGCacttgcgtttggtacttgggaagctaagagaacatcagttatacgccaagtttagcaagtgtgagttttggctgaaggaagttggattccttggacatgttatatccggagaaggaatagcagaagaccccaccaaagttgtcactgtgacaaattgggagtcacccacgtctGTTGGAGAGattcggagttttcttggactcgcaggatactaccggaggttcattgagaatttctcaaagattgcaaaacctatgacggagttgttgaagaaggacaccaagttcaaatggactgaggaatgtgaggccagttttcaggagttgaagagacgcttggtacatcgccagtgttgattctgccagatcaactcaaggattatgaagtatactgcgatgcttcacgtcgaggacttggagccgtacttatgcaggagggaagagttgtttcatatgcctcacgacagcttaaaccccatgagttaaactatgctacgcatgatttggagttagcagccgtagtgcatgcgttgaagacatggagacattttctcatcggaaaccatcgtgaggtatacacggatcacaagagtttgaagtatatcttcacgcagaaggagctgaatctcaggcagaggagatggttagagctcattaaggattatgatatgagattgcattatcatccaggaaaggctaacgtagtagctgatgcgttgagccgcaagagtcatgtaaataccttcatgaccggagagttacccaaggagttagcagaagaccttcgcgagctatgtttggagatagttccaagaggttatgtagcagctttggagattcaatctactttgatggataagatcagagaagctcagaagacggacaaggagatagccgagataaaggaaatgatgagcaaaggaaaggctaaaggatttcatgagtatgagcacgataccttatggtttgaggaccgcatatatgtgcccaatgatcaggagatcaggaagttgattctgcaagaggcccatgattcgccatattcgattcacccaggaaataccaagatgtatctggatttgaaggatagtttctggtggaccggaatgaagaaggatattgcggagtatgtagcagtttgtgatgtatgtcagagagtgaaggcagaacatcagaagccagccggattgCTACAACccttgccgatacccgaatggaagtgggataaactaggcatggattttatcacgggattacccaggactcgttcaggctatgattcgatatgggttgtagtcgatcgtttgacaaaagtagctcatttcataccagtgaagaccacttacaccagtgctaagttggcaaagatatacatgaccaggatcgtatgtctgcatggagttccgaggaccattgtatcagatagaggaacccagtttagctcaaagttttggaatcagttgcatgaaactttgagAACCAGACTAGAGTTCAGTACCGCTTTTCACgagcagacagatggacagactgagagagtaaatcagattctggaggacatgttgagagcttgtgtgctagactatggatctagttgggacgataatttgccttatgcagagttctcttataacaacagttatcaagccagtttgaagatggcccctttcgaagccctgtacggaaggaggtgcagaacaccgttgttgtgggacgaagttggagaccgacatttgtttggaccagatttggttaaagagtctgaagagaaggttaagctaattcgcgatagactcaaggtagcccagtccaggcagaagagttatgcggattctaaacgcaaggagacagtttacgaagttggagacagagtgtatcttcgtgtatccccacttcgaggagtgaatcgctttggagttaagggaaagttagcgccccgatttgtaggaccatacagagttttggaacgtatgggagaagttgcttacaagttgaaattgcccgaaggattgtccggagttcatgatgtgttccacatttctcaattgaagaagtgccatgcggagatggctgatattcctctgagagatacagtgccgctagaagcgatacagttggatagcgatttgacatatgaggagaaaccagtcaagatactcgagtttgccagccgagttacgcgcaacaaggttatcaagttttgcaaggttcagtggagtcaccataccgaagatgaagccacttgggaacgagaggaagacctacggaaggatcactctcacctattttctagccaacccgaatctcgagggcgagattcatcttaaggggggtaggtttgtaacatcccaaattttcaatttggaatgttacacattacatcatcattgcatatcatattttattgcattttggcttgatcctagaaattctacgcaactcaaggacccacggagagagttggggatttcgttattttcatatttgagttttctcaaattttgaaaagaggatcatttggttttgattatttttcctttctaatatttctaaaataaaaatatatgagaggagataaaatgacttctccaaaatagatgaaatattagaggaaaaatattaaaatcaaataaatgttttatttggattttattgcaatttttatttgcattagaaaaattgcacgttttcaaattgcattttagggccaagaaaatgttcatcttgttctaaatattttatttagacggagaaaatttgttttggcatttttagatttttattttatttcctagGATTTATTTAAATTTCAggaaaattattttaaaaaaatccGTTCAGACCGAccgggccgaaggcccagccggcccagccgcTCGCGCCCGCCGTGGCCGAGCCGGACTCCACCGGAGTCCGGGAATCCGCCGCCGCCctggtgccccctcccccaagccgaccccgccccctccccctttaaataccgccgcccccgccgccaccaccccctcccgccgccgcccgcagccgcagcagtagccgccgccgcctccgcttGTCACCGCCCGCCGCCTAGCgctgccgtcgccgtcgccgcctagcgccgccaccctccgccgccgacgccaccaagccccgccggagccccgagcctcgccggatccgacgaggtagccgccgccgccggttttcctTAGAAAACCGATTCTTTTTTAGAAAACCCTGGATTTTGTTTTTTTAgattagatcggttttatttttttttggtttatttatttagcagacgttcgtccgtacgttcgttttaacgaactgtattcaccgtttagccgcagacagcgaacgctcgttcgttagcctgttcgtcagtttttctttttctcggattttccgcgattattttcgatcgtgatttctgatccgattttcgttctaatataacttttcgctcgtttattggaatcaggcgattcaagcgcctagagtttcgtctcgaaaccctctttctgtttaaccaacttaaacaagtttttgcttctgtaaaatttgacttaagtccagattagtaaatgaagcttgtttctttcgccatttgagttttgttgcttcgtttaatttgattctttttgcaaaccggagttcttaagttgaactttctggttagatctcttatttgagttttacccgtgcctttgcttgattgcttattgtatgcttgtttgtttgtgatagagtacccggagtgtgaagcgtgctactacgagtatctaggtttcgcggatcatcagcaaggcaagtaacactttgatcatacctcttactacccagttttattgcattagatcaatcctcaaacaattgcatggttaggatctgaattaaattgtgggttgggaagtatgaggtagtacctattcacctgtttattatcaaaccctgggagttatttctacgttatgcttatattgctatgctatgctcgtagacgtggattgggtttgattgtatccatgacagatgtgagattgttaattaatggttcaacttaaggtggcaacttaaatacacatctgggtggattgaggcacctggggaattccagtgattgcctgtattttttggaaatcccggggtaccgtgtgattctcctatggactgccacccaggctcaaagggatcataagattattcgtgctagaaacttccgtgtgcagccacaagctattatgggctctagcatagttgattaagttgtgtgaactcttaaagtggtagactagcagatgtaggggatgtaggtgtaccggtctacccatcataaggtgctaacgcttctgaaagactgtgtctcggtcattcgtttctcaaacaccatgtagtgcgagaaatccaacagaggagatcgagtcttgtggggaaaagtgcacaaacctctgcagagtgtacaaactaatcatggttagccgtgtccccggttatggacatcttgagtatctggtttttggattatcatgttgatctcatcactacttaatttaatttgatgggttgttaatgattacttttaattgggattgagatggggtttaccttctcaatgttttcaacaaactttgtagttaaataaaatatattcctttgcagtagggattggcttttcgcaaaacatattaaccctaCAGCCCCCACCAGCCATATATGTATATAGTGATAGCactattctgttcattactctcttgtgttacattgccagcatattccatgtgctgacccattttcgggctgcaacgtatcatgttgcagacttttcagacgacgagtaaggagccttaggtcgtggtctttcactcagtgatgccgttggagttgatggactcactttatctttgaagccttccgctgttatcgcattagatggccttaagccatatttattgtaataagttatcttttgagacattcgatgtaataagtgtgtgattgctactctgttataaatccttcaggtactgtgtgtgtcagcattaccgatccagggatgagacttatgcacagagatcagactgtttgaagTCTGGTCGCTACAAGGAGCCAATTCAgaaagaactccaaagttaagcatGCTCACCTTGGAGGAATTTCAGTCCTAGTTGCGCACGAGTGAGCATAAAGTGCACAGGAAAGACTACTATTGATTTATGGGGACGGTCTAGATCCTGCCAGGAGTAATGGCCAGTAACCGGCGGGTGTGTCCAAggcattacaagttggtatcagagcccgtatgtgatggaaatatgccctacaggcaataatgaagttgttattattatatttctttgttcatgataaaggtttattattcatgctagaattgtattgactggaaacttaaatacatgtgtggatacataagcaaataccgtgtccctagtaagcctttactagactagctcgttgatcaaagatggttaaggtttcctaaccatggacatgtgttgtcacttgataacgggatcgcatcattaggagaatgatgtgatggacaagacccatccgttagcttagcatatgatcgttcagtttattgctactgctttgtcaaatacatattcctgcGACTATGAGATCATGAAACTCTCGGATAACGGAgaaataccttgtgtgctatcaaacatcacaacgtaactgggtgatcataaagatgctctacaggtaactccgaaggtgtctgttgagttggcatggatcgagattgtgatttgtcactccgtgcatcagagaggtatctctgggacctctcggtaatacacatcacaagaagcttgcaagcaaagtgactaaggagttagttatgagatgatgtattacagaacgagtaaagagacttgccggtaaggagattgaactacatatgaagataccaacgatcaaatctcgggcaagtaacatactgacagacaaagggaattacgcatgttgtcataaaggttcgaccgataaagatcttcgtagaatatgtaggaaccaatatgggcatccaggttccgcaattggttattgaccgaagaggcgtctcggtcatgtctacatcattctcaagcccgtagggtccgcacgcttaacgtttgttgacgatatagtgttatatgagttatgtgaattggtgaccgaatgttgttcggagtcccggatgagatcacgaacatgatgaggagctccagaatggttcggaggtaaagattgatatataggtcGATGCTATTTGGTCAGCGGAAAGGTTTCGGGATGTACCGGGTAttcatcgggtcaccggaaggggttccgggagaCCTACGGGGATTATAtaggcctaatgggccaagggaggcacacaccagcccacaaggggctagCGCACCCTCTCCCTGGCCTCCGTCCTAGGGAAGGAAAGgtgggagggctagcccctcatGCCTTCCCCtcctcatgggagaaaggaaggggggcaccctcccctgcctttccccgcGCACCTAAGAAGGCAAAGGGGGGGGGGCTAGGGCAAGGCCCAAGGTGCCCGCCGGCCCCTTGGGGGAACCCTAGGAtgcctcccctcctcccccatctatatatatatgtggAGGGAGAGGAGCAACACACACCACGAtccccaagccgtgtgcggtgcccttcTCCCTCTAGTTCgtcctcggtcatattttcgtagtgctcggcgaagccctgcagagatAGTTGCATCACCACcgtcaccatgtcgtcgtgctgccgaaactcatctactactttgcccgtcttgctggatcaagaaggcgaggacgtcatcgagctgaacgtgtgctgaacgcggaggtgctgtacgttcggtacttgatcggttggatcgcgaaggtGTTCGACTACATTAACCGCATTGATAAACGCTTTCGCTaaacggtctacgagggtgcgtagacatactctcccctctcgtaactatgcatctccatggatagatcttgcgtgtgcgtagaatttttttttattttccatgCAATGTTACCCAACAGTATGTGCCAAGAGGGAATGTTCTTGTGGCCCGACGTGGACGTCGGTTCCTTTGAGTGGGAGTGTATGTGATAGCCTAGCTTAATAGGATGATAGACTACtgatatcaataaggaattccttcttttccgggagcccattcgaaaagaactccaaagttaagcatGCTCATCTTGGAGCAATTTCAGGATAGGTGACCGATTGGGAAGTTGGTCCCaagtgcgcacgagtgaggacaaagtgcacAAGAAaaactagtattgatctgtggggccagtctagatccgcCAGGTGCAGCGGCCAGTAACAGACAAGTGTGTCTGGGGCGTTACAATCTTCttttgactttttgtgtgtgGCATGGTCTGTTTTCTCCAACTCTCTTGAAAGGTGGTGAAGGATTGCATGTTTGGATTACGCGAGGTGATGCCTCAATCGATGTTTCTTGCGTTTCTTTGTTGCTTACTAGATCTCATTTTTAGCAGCAAGTACCTTTTTTTAACCTTCAAAGCCTTGTTTGACGAGGTCGTTTGCACGTGTCCATTTCCTTTATTATCGGTTTATTGCAATTTTCAAGCTCCGACCATCGGCATACAACAGAATTGATAAGATGACCAATGTGGCTTTCGTTGTAGTTTTATATCTTATCGTTCTGTATCTTGTGGTTGGTTAATTGTACTAGCTATGTTTATCCTGATAAACATAAGATGTTAGATACCATTTGGGTGTCTTAAAAGAACAATTTAACTTAGATACATGATTTAGAGGCCATGGTTATGCTCCTTTAAACTCAACTACAAATCATGTTTCTTTTAGGAATGAATCTTTAAACTCTCTAGAACGTATGGTCTCGTACTCTCTATGCCATAAACTAATGCACTCAGAGCATCTCTAACCGATCCCTTATATTTTAACTACTTATATGCTTCTTTAAACTTAACGCATTATAGTTTGAGAAGTTAAATGGTGACCGGACCTAATCGAACCCTCAATTTAAGTCCTCAAACAAACTGACCCCACATGAAAGTCTCTTTTCATCATCTTCCTTTAGACGCGCCCAGCCGGAGAAGCACCTCAGCCGCGCACACCTCTGGCATGTCGCCCAGCCCTGATCCAGCCGCCTCGCCACCACACCACCGGCGAGGAGTTTCACGAAATAGCGCGCGTGCGCGCGCGCGTACTTGTCATGCGTGGTGTGCGTGCACAACGGGCTAGAAGGCCTTGGCAGGCGGTATTGCAGGCGTTGCAGGACACCACTGGGGCTCTAGGAACGTCGTCCGATGATGCGCTAGAAGGCCTCGGCATTCAAGAATTGGCTATGAAGGACTACGACGACGGAGGAGGCCATGGAGGTGAGCACACATAGCCGCCAGCGTTATGCACAAGCATGATTTCACGAAATTTCTGGCCCCGGTGTGATTCTGACGCCGACAAGGGTCGCCAGAGTTGCGGGGGGTATGGGGATTCCATTTTCTCGGTCACCAGGGAGGTGGAGGCAGGCGGCGGTGGACGAGAGGCAAGGGAAGTTGTTTCAAGGAGCGGTGTCATGTCCGagtaaaaaactaaaaataaggGAGTAGGGTGGGTATGAAAATTAACTCCTTCAAATTTTGCTCTTTTGACCGTTTGAGAGTTAAAGATTTTGAGGGATCCACCCTTATTACCTCTATCCGTTAGCCATGTATGTGATGCACACAACTGTTTAGCTGCAAAAGAGAAATGGACAAATTGGGCGGTGGTGACTCCATAATATTATGCATCACACTCACTAATATTATACACGGCCAAACAATCAAACTGCTACAAATGGGACCCCagttctccttgaacaaatcaagcACTCTACGGGACGATGGACCTAGTAATTTGTCACTCCTTGGAAGCTTCAGCACTGACGTATGCGAGGAACTCCAAGAGGCGGCGGTTGTAGACGCAGGGCCTCTCCAGGTGCACGAGATGCCCGGCCTTGTCTATGCTCTGCAGCATCGTCTCCTCCCCGAGCTGCCTGCGTACACCCGAAAACCATTTGTTAGTATCTAAAATCCTCGGCTCACACGCTTAGCTTCAGAATATGCTTTGGATTGTGAAGCTAGCTCAAGTCGTCTGAAATCTCAAGAGCACAGATAGATAGCTTACTCTTTCATTGTCTTGGCGAGCTCTATGTTGAAAATGTTGTCGTTGTGTCCCCAGAGCAGAAGTATTTTCTGCGGCGCAAGGACAAGAAACGTTTGTCAGCGACGTTGGTGCTACTGGTAATCACGGGAATTGCTTGGTAGAGTTCTTTCTTCGCTGCTTATATTCTTCACGGATGGGTTTGGTGGCTTTGGTGCACCAACTTTGTATACGGTAAGCATGTTTTGTAATTATGGGCTGGTTTGTGTTACTGTCAAGTTGAACAGGCCATCCGCTTGGGTAAGAGCATTGAAAGCCTTCAGGCATATCACCGCCGCTCATGACCCTTATTACTCCCAACCATGAATACCCATCAATGCTTCTGTCCTCCTGAGTACGTAATCAGTTGGACTACTACTACGAGTACAAAGAGTCAAACATATCATGCTGGTGTACAACCAATAGGCAAATTGGTGTACTGTTTTTTTTTTATGATATGAAAATGATTTACTAGGTTAACTAAGATAGTGTATTTAGTCAGCAAGGGGGTTGAGGACGGTGGCCAAACGCACCTGTGGCAAAACGGGCACGGTGGCGTCTTTGTTGCTGACCACCAAACCTTCCAGCAGCTCTGCTCTTTCCTTGCGGTTGGTGAACATCACCTGCATGCATGCGCACCCACCACAGATCACATCATGCACATCCAAAAACCAAAATAGCTGGACAAATCAAAGCGGAAAATGAATGAAGCTAGTGTTTGATTGAGTAGAGACGGACCTGGAGGTAGTCCCTGTGAAGGCGTTCCGGGAACCAGAGTTTCCTGTGGGCGGCGATGGAGAGCAGCGCCTTGAGCCCCTTGACGGAGTCCGGCAGCAGCAGCTCCGCCGACGACTTGACGCCGATCCTCTCCAGCGTGGTCTCGCTGATGGAGTCGGTCATGGCGACGACGGAGCCCGACACGACGAGCGACCGGACGAGGCCCGGGTGCGCCTCGGCCATCTTGAAGGCCACCATCCCGCCGTAGCTGAACCCCACCACCGTGCACCTCTCCACGCCCAGCTT
The Aegilops tauschii subsp. strangulata cultivar AL8/78 chromosome 3, Aet v6.0, whole genome shotgun sequence genome window above contains:
- the LOC109757657 gene encoding uncharacterized protein → MVNLVEAQKPLLHFLIRRAGLRQHTVDVDGEGTVLTFWVPKDKLPKDKSTVCEITPEAAAPAAKIKKQSKTKAKASRPSVVLVHGFAAEGIVTWQFQAGVLAKHYDVYIPDLLYFGGSTSPSTDRSPGFQAECLVAALGKLGVERCTVVGFSYGGMVAFKMAEAHPGLVRSLVVSGSVVAMTDSISETTLERIGVKSSAELLLPDSVKGLKALLSIAAHRKLWFPERLHRDYLQVMFTNRKERAELLEGLVVSNKDATVPVLPQKILLLWGHNDNIFNIELAKTMKEQLGEETMLQSIDKAGHLVHLERPCVYNRRLLEFLAYVSAEASKE